The following proteins are co-located in the Triticum aestivum cultivar Chinese Spring chromosome 1A, IWGSC CS RefSeq v2.1, whole genome shotgun sequence genome:
- the LOC123049527 gene encoding uncharacterized protein, with product MAVAGVEGRPLRLKDLLELDCDSCSAAGFRCYPRHLCVPAAAPLRARHNALHEPAEAPRGLGRSPSLRHPLLSIRTLSRRLRDGFSWRRREEEEEEKAATVPAVSSSSSSDSESSESGSSTERKSESDFSASSTESLHAGAATSTACTREEDKEEAMDSGSKEADDKEQLSPVAVMDFPFDDDYEDDAVEEEEGRVGGAAACSTSFSDSLAQLHQRRNIQMHYKIRRRFGSVGEVGAVDLDETFAAASDSDGLGSVPVQQPEYFCAATALSCPEGRRSVGVCQDPDEHNLLVGTVSAVCASERLLLDFFAETRKNGTLKNFEAAARLAEDWIEGTGARWGLKEVLCGRERLVAEMDRSRRWSARLGEVEEERQIGVVVAGLLIDELVAGLVTDLLL from the exons ATGGCGGTGGCCGGCGTCGAGGGTAGGCCGCTGAGGCTCAAGGATCTCCTGGAGCTGGACTGCGACTCGTGCAGCGCCGCCGGCTTCCGCTGCTACCCGCGCCACCTCTGCGTCCCGGCAGCGGCGCCGCTGCGGGCGCGCCACAACGCCCTCCACGAGCCGGCCGAGGCGCCTCGCGGGCTCGGGCGATCGCCCTCCCTGCGCCACCCCTTGCTCTCGATCAGGACCCTCTCGCGCCGGCTCAGGGACGGCTTCAGCTGGCggcgccgggaggaggaggaggaggagaaggcggcaacgGTGCCCgccgtcagcagcagcagcagctccgacTCGGAGTCGTCGGAGTCGGGGTCGTCGACCGAGAGGAAATCCGAGTCGGACTTCTCTGCAAGCTCGACGGAGAGCCTGCACGCCGGCGCCGCCACCAGCACCGCCTGCACGAGAGAAGAAGATAAGGAGGAG GCGATGGACAGCGGATCCAAGGAGGCGGACGACAAGGAGCAGCTCAGCCCAGTGGCGGTCATGGACTTCCCGTTCGACGACGACTACGAGGACGACGCCGTGGAAGAGGAGGAAGGGAGGGTCGGCGGCGCTGCCGCGTGCTCGACCTCCTTCAGCGACAGCCTTGCGCAGCTTCACCAGA GGAGAAATATACAGATGCACTACAAGATCAGACGACGGTTCGGGAGCGTCGGGGAGGTCGGAGCCGTCGACCTCGACGAAACCTTCGCCGCCGCCTCGGACTCCGACGGCCTCGGCAGCGTCCCGGTACAGCAGCCGGAGTATTTCTGCGCAGCAACGGCGCTGTCATGTCCCGAGGGTCGCCGGAGCGTCGGCGTATGCCAAGACCCCGACGAGCACAACCTCCTGGTTGGCACCGTGTCGGCGGTCTGCGCCTCCGAGCGGCTCCTACTCGACTTCTTCGCCGAGACGCGAAAGAACGGCACGTTGAAAAACTTCGAAGCCGCGGCGAGGCTGGCCGAGGACTGGATCGAAGGCACTGGGGCTCGGTGGGGTCTCAAGGAGGTGTTGTGCGGCCGGGAGCGCCTTGTTGCGGAGATGGACCGGAGCCGACGGTGGTCAGCACGGCTCGGAGAGGTGGAAGAGGAGCGTCAGATCGGCGTGGTGGTGGCTGGCTTGCTCATCGACGAGCTGGTGGCCGGCCTGGTCACGGATCTGCTTCTGTAG